A part of Maridesulfovibrio hydrothermalis AM13 = DSM 14728 genomic DNA contains:
- the gatA gene encoding Asp-tRNA(Asn)/Glu-tRNA(Gln) amidotransferase subunit GatA, whose product MSSLIEKSLTEIHSMLMAKEVTATEAVKACLSRIEETEPETKALLAVNADEALKLAEEMDSNGPDASKPLWGVPVVIKDALATKGIPTTCGSKILQGFTPFYDATAVAKLKEAGAIIIAKANMDEFAMGSTTENSAYKTTTNPWDSSRVPGGSSGGSGATIASGQCFAALGTDTGGSIRLPASFCGCVGVKPTYGRVSRYGLIAYGSSLDQIGPMTRTVEDSARILNVIGGHDNRDSTSVDCEMPDFVASLAERTDLTGLTIGLPEEYWGEGLSEEVSEACRAAITKAEELGAKTVPVKFSMTDYAIATYYIIAMAEASSNLSRFDGIRYGHRSKDAKELIDLYTKSRTEAFGDEVQRRIIIGTYVLSAGYYDAYYRKAAQIRRLLREDFRKAFESCDLIAGPACPTTAFPVGELTADPLQMYLMDIFTISLNLVGMPGMSLPVGIGKDTNMPVGLQLMAPAFEEKIMLQAANVLEKNLPQLPKVKL is encoded by the coding sequence ATGTCCTCACTCATAGAAAAATCGCTTACTGAAATTCATTCCATGCTCATGGCCAAGGAAGTAACAGCAACCGAAGCTGTCAAAGCCTGCCTCAGCCGCATCGAAGAAACCGAGCCTGAGACAAAAGCTCTATTGGCTGTCAATGCTGACGAGGCCCTCAAGCTCGCAGAAGAAATGGACAGCAACGGCCCAGACGCATCCAAACCTCTCTGGGGTGTACCCGTAGTTATTAAAGATGCACTGGCAACCAAAGGCATTCCCACGACTTGCGGCTCTAAAATTCTACAAGGATTCACCCCCTTCTACGATGCAACCGCTGTAGCCAAGCTCAAAGAAGCCGGCGCAATCATTATTGCCAAAGCAAATATGGACGAATTCGCCATGGGGTCCACCACTGAGAACTCCGCATACAAAACCACCACCAACCCCTGGGACTCAAGCCGTGTTCCCGGTGGTTCATCCGGTGGATCAGGCGCAACCATCGCTTCAGGCCAGTGCTTTGCCGCATTAGGCACAGATACAGGCGGCTCCATCCGGCTGCCGGCATCTTTTTGCGGTTGCGTAGGAGTCAAACCCACCTACGGACGTGTTTCCCGTTATGGCCTGATTGCATACGGTTCATCACTTGATCAGATCGGCCCCATGACCCGCACAGTTGAAGACTCTGCAAGAATTCTTAACGTAATCGGTGGTCATGACAACCGTGACTCCACTTCCGTTGATTGCGAAATGCCGGACTTTGTTGCTTCATTAGCAGAACGTACCGACCTTACCGGACTAACCATCGGGCTGCCAGAGGAATACTGGGGCGAAGGTCTTTCTGAAGAAGTTTCAGAAGCCTGCCGCGCAGCAATCACCAAGGCCGAGGAATTAGGAGCCAAGACCGTTCCCGTAAAATTTTCCATGACCGATTACGCTATTGCCACCTATTACATCATCGCAATGGCTGAAGCGAGTTCCAACCTTTCACGCTTTGACGGTATCCGCTACGGACATCGCAGCAAAGACGCAAAGGAACTCATTGATCTCTATACCAAATCCCGTACCGAAGCATTCGGGGATGAAGTACAGCGTCGTATCATCATAGGAACCTATGTGCTTTCAGCCGGTTACTACGATGCATACTACCGCAAAGCGGCTCAGATTCGCCGTTTACTTCGCGAAGATTTTAGAAAAGCATTTGAATCATGTGATCTGATTGCAGGCCCAGCATGCCCCACAACAGCCTTTCCAGTAGGCGAGCTGACAGCAGACCCGCTGCAAATGTACCTGATGGACATCTTCACCATCTCCCTGAACCTTGTGGGAATGCCGGGAATGAGTCTTCCGGTAGGAATAGGTAAAGACACTAATATGCCGGTAGGCTTACAGCTCATGGCTCCGGCATTTGAAGAAAAAATAATGCTGCAAGCTGCTAATGTTCTTGAAAAAAACCTACCACAACTTCCCAAAGTTAAGCTTTAA
- the gatC gene encoding Asp-tRNA(Asn)/Glu-tRNA(Gln) amidotransferase subunit GatC, whose protein sequence is MSDDKLNLEEVARVANLARLDLSEEKTKQFAGQLNNILSYMDKLNEIDTSGVEPMFSPVEHTTVLRKDVVKKEHTRDEILANAPDSDGQYFVVPRIV, encoded by the coding sequence ATGAGTGATGATAAACTCAATTTAGAGGAAGTTGCCCGCGTGGCAAATCTGGCCCGTCTGGATCTTTCTGAAGAGAAAACCAAGCAATTCGCAGGACAGCTTAATAACATACTCTCATATATGGATAAACTTAATGAGATCGACACCAGCGGCGTTGAGCCTATGTTCAGCCCGGTTGAACACACCACAGTTCTTAGAAAAGACGTGGTTAAGAAAGAACATACCAGAGACGAAATTCTTGCCAATGCACCAGACTCTGACGGTCAATATTTTGTAGTGCCGCGCATCGTATAA